In Candidatus Competibacteraceae bacterium, the following are encoded in one genomic region:
- the alr gene encoding alanine racemase: MKPVTTATIDLAALRHNLARVRAAAPGCRVAAALKANAYGHGMLRAARALEAADVFAVARCDEAMALREAGIGKPILVLEGFLQPEEIELCRRHGLQATIHHESQLRMLELAPRAQPIEVWLKIDTGMHRLGFAPERVPAALERLAACPNAAPNPRLMSHLAKADDRDDPYTRQQLDTFNTVTQGRAAERSLANSGGILGWPETHFDWVRPGIMLYGCSPFGQRTGADEDLRPVMTLASRLIAVQHYAAGEPIGYSGTWVCPRASRIGVVAIGYGDGYPRHAPSGTPVLVNGRRAPLAGRVSMDMLTVDLSELPEAEVGDPVILWGRGLPAEDIARTVGTITYELFCKITPRVVVLESAVDA, encoded by the coding sequence ATGAAGCCCGTCACCACCGCCACTATCGATCTGGCCGCCCTGCGCCATAACCTGGCCCGCGTTCGCGCCGCCGCGCCCGGTTGCCGAGTGGCGGCAGCCCTCAAGGCGAACGCTTACGGTCACGGTATGCTGCGCGCCGCTCGCGCGCTGGAGGCGGCGGACGTGTTTGCCGTGGCGCGCTGCGATGAGGCGATGGCGTTGCGGGAGGCGGGCATCGGCAAGCCGATCCTAGTGCTGGAAGGGTTCCTGCAACCCGAGGAAATAGAACTCTGCCGCCGGCATGGCTTGCAAGCCACGATCCATCACGAGTCGCAGTTGCGGATGCTGGAGCTGGCCCCGCGCGCCCAGCCCATCGAGGTCTGGCTCAAGATCGACACCGGGATGCACCGCCTGGGCTTCGCGCCCGAGCGGGTGCCCGCCGCGCTGGAACGGCTCGCGGCCTGCCCCAACGCCGCCCCCAACCCGCGCCTGATGAGCCATCTGGCCAAGGCGGATGATCGGGACGATCCGTACACGCGCCAGCAGCTCGATACCTTCAACACCGTGACCCAAGGCAGAGCGGCGGAACGTTCCCTGGCCAACTCCGGGGGGATTCTGGGTTGGCCGGAAACGCATTTCGATTGGGTGCGACCCGGCATCATGCTGTATGGCTGCTCGCCGTTTGGCCAGCGCACCGGCGCGGATGAGGATTTGCGACCGGTCATGACGCTGGCGAGCCGCTTGATTGCGGTTCAGCACTATGCGGCGGGCGAGCCCATCGGTTATAGCGGCACCTGGGTCTGTCCGCGCGCCAGCCGCATCGGCGTGGTCGCCATCGGCTACGGCGACGGCTATCCCCGCCACGCGCCGTCCGGAACCCCGGTATTGGTGAACGGCCGCCGCGCCCCGCTGGCGGGCCGAGTGTCGATGGATATGCTGACCGTCGACCTGAGCGAATTGCCGGAGGCCGAGGTCGGCGATCCGGTGATTCTGTGGGGGCGCGGCTTGCCGGCCGAGGATATCGCGCGCACCGTCGGCACCATCACTTACGAGCTGTTTTGCAAGATCACCCCACGGGTAGTAGTGCTTGAGAGCGCTGTCGATGCCTGA
- a CDS encoding EamA family transporter → MIPATGWLYWALLSAMFAALTAIFAKIGIQGVDSDLATLIRTAIIILVLAAFVWLAGKWTNPLALSAKTWLFLTLSGLATGASWVCYFRALQIGEASKVAPVDKFSLVLVAVFAFAFLGERPSVQEWLGIAMIAGGALVLALKQ, encoded by the coding sequence ATGATCCCTGCAACAGGCTGGTTGTACTGGGCGTTGCTCTCGGCGATGTTTGCCGCCTTGACCGCCATTTTCGCCAAAATCGGCATTCAAGGCGTCGATTCGGATCTGGCCACCCTCATTCGAACCGCCATCATCATCCTTGTCCTGGCCGCCTTTGTCTGGTTGGCCGGCAAGTGGACCAACCCGCTCGCGTTGTCCGCTAAAACCTGGCTGTTTCTCACCCTTTCCGGCCTGGCTACCGGAGCTTCCTGGGTCTGTTATTTTCGCGCCCTTCAGATCGGTGAAGCCTCGAAGGTCGCGCCGGTCGACAAGTTCAGCCTGGTGCTGGTCGCGGTTTTCGCGTTTGCCTTTCTCGGCGAACGCCCCAGCGTTCAGGAATGGCTCGGGATCGCGATGATCGCCGGCGGCGCGCTGGTCTTGGCTCTGAAGCAGTAG
- a CDS encoding DUF3455 domain-containing protein: MRPPCGGGSLRVALSLLVAGCTSNPFIPPDIPAALRVPQGQSVFLEALATGVQIYECAAKSDEPSGFAWTFKAPEATLTDRTGRSIGKHYAGPTWESADGSAVVAEVSSRDPGPDPSAIPWLLLKAKSTSGAGELSRTQSIQRVRTTGGVAPTRLCSSNNVKQLVRVPYTATYYFYRVVS, translated from the coding sequence ATGAGGCCGCCGTGCGGCGGCGGCAGTCTTCGTGTGGCGCTCAGCCTACTGGTGGCCGGCTGCACGTCGAACCCCTTCATCCCGCCGGACATACCGGCGGCGCTTCGTGTTCCCCAGGGCCAATCGGTCTTCCTGGAAGCGCTGGCGACCGGAGTGCAAATTTATGAGTGCGCGGCCAAATCTGACGAACCGTCCGGTTTTGCATGGACCTTTAAAGCGCCGGAGGCCACGCTGACGGATCGCACGGGTCGCTCCATCGGCAAACACTATGCCGGGCCGACTTGGGAATCCGCCGACGGCAGCGCCGTAGTGGCTGAGGTTTCGTCGCGCGATCCCGGTCCAGACCCGTCCGCCATCCCCTGGCTGCTCTTAAAGGCCAAATCGACCTCGGGCGCGGGCGAGCTCAGTCGCACCCAAAGCATTCAGCGGGTCCGCACCACGGGCGGTGTCGCTCCCACCCGACTTTGTTCTTCAAACAATGTGAAGCAGCTCGTGCGAGTGCCCTACACAGCCACCTACTACTTTTATCGCGTGGTTTCTTGA
- a CDS encoding DUF4921 family protein: protein MLDQIPESSYLMRMADGTIKQVNPLTGTEVWTVPGRGNRPLGVLNANPAPIDPTKTDAYCSFCPRLYLETPPEKARLIKAGDQYTLLRHLQVDALFDTVAEFRRVPNLFEIISFNYWQKNFDYRLPDALESHKLTYLASVAGRQHVLRMSEQRLKAVGIDESAWERMSLDERLQFANAFFGGGHELIVARRHFVDGATHDHQLASSGALTPEEHYQYLHFTIDALRDIYANNRYVRYVAVFQNWLKPAGASFDHLHKQLVAIDERGAQNGLELERVRANPNLYNEAGVNFAIYRNLVVAENDHAIAYAGFGHRFPTLEIYSKSERSQPWNHSASELRGMSDLVQACHAATGADVPCNEEWYYKPPDVDVPMPWRVLIKWRVSTPAGFEGGTKIYVNTIDPETIRNRVISRLLQLRNEGRIAAIKIGTESPGLPNCLRYNPAVRQQESAHPEFPPLSVGPQDG, encoded by the coding sequence ATGCTGGACCAGATTCCCGAATCCAGTTATCTGATGCGGATGGCCGATGGGACCATCAAACAAGTCAATCCGCTCACCGGAACCGAAGTGTGGACCGTACCCGGTCGGGGCAATCGCCCGCTCGGCGTGCTGAACGCAAATCCCGCTCCGATCGATCCGACCAAGACCGACGCCTATTGCTCGTTCTGTCCTCGGCTCTATCTGGAAACCCCGCCTGAAAAGGCGCGCCTGATTAAGGCCGGCGATCAGTACACCTTGCTGCGCCATCTCCAGGTCGACGCTTTGTTCGATACGGTGGCCGAATTCCGCCGCGTCCCCAACTTGTTCGAAATCATCTCCTTCAATTACTGGCAGAAAAATTTCGACTACCGCCTCCCGGACGCCCTCGAATCGCACAAGCTGACCTATCTGGCGTCGGTGGCTGGCCGCCAGCACGTACTGCGGATGTCGGAGCAACGGCTGAAGGCGGTCGGCATCGATGAATCCGCCTGGGAGCGGATGTCCCTGGACGAGCGCTTGCAGTTCGCCAACGCCTTCTTCGGCGGCGGTCACGAGTTGATCGTCGCCCGCCGCCATTTCGTCGATGGCGCCACTCATGACCACCAACTGGCCTCCTCCGGAGCCTTGACTCCCGAGGAGCATTATCAGTACCTGCACTTCACCATCGACGCCCTGCGCGACATCTACGCCAACAACCGCTACGTCCGCTACGTGGCGGTATTCCAGAACTGGTTGAAACCGGCCGGAGCGTCCTTCGATCACCTCCACAAGCAGCTGGTGGCCATCGACGAACGCGGCGCGCAAAACGGGCTGGAACTGGAGCGGGTGCGAGCCAACCCCAACCTCTATAACGAAGCCGGCGTCAACTTCGCCATCTACCGCAACCTGGTGGTCGCCGAAAACGACCATGCCATCGCCTATGCCGGCTTCGGCCACCGCTTTCCCACGCTGGAAATCTATTCCAAGAGCGAGCGCAGCCAGCCGTGGAATCATTCCGCCAGCGAACTGCGCGGCATGTCCGATCTGGTGCAGGCTTGCCACGCCGCCACCGGCGCGGACGTGCCTTGCAACGAGGAGTGGTACTACAAACCGCCCGATGTGGATGTCCCCATGCCGTGGCGGGTGCTGATCAAATGGCGGGTCTCGACGCCGGCCGGTTTCGAAGGCGGCACCAAGATCTATGTCAACACCATCGATCCCGAAACCATCCGCAACCGGGTGATCTCGCGGCTGCTGCAATTACGCAACGAGGGCCGCATCGCGGCCATCAAAATCGGTACCGAAAGCCCCGGTTTGCCGAACTGTCTGCGCTATAACCCCGCCGTCAGACAGCAGGAATCGGCGCATCCCGAATTTCCGCCGCTGTCGGTCGGCCCGCAGGACGGCTAA
- a CDS encoding NUDIX hydrolase — protein MVDMALFTIRDERLCLILARRKEPPFEGLHALPGGFVHAQEDADTEAAARRVIRGKIGFDAPYLEQLYTFSGTVRDPRGWSVSVAYYALIPWPLLEQSASAEAFPVEALPPLPFDHPRIVAKAVERLRGKATYSSLPAFLLAAEFTMNDLHRIYEQTIGARLDKASFRHKILEQDIIEEIPSRFRTGAHRPAQLYRLSSKALTAFERKI, from the coding sequence ATGGTGGACATGGCGCTGTTCACCATCCGCGACGAACGCCTGTGCCTGATTCTGGCCCGACGCAAGGAACCGCCGTTCGAAGGCTTGCACGCGCTGCCGGGCGGTTTTGTCCACGCGCAGGAAGACGCCGATACCGAAGCGGCGGCCCGGCGGGTGATTCGCGGCAAGATCGGTTTCGACGCCCCCTATTTGGAGCAGTTGTATACCTTCTCCGGGACCGTTCGCGACCCGCGCGGTTGGTCGGTCAGCGTCGCCTACTACGCGCTGATCCCGTGGCCGCTGCTAGAGCAGAGCGCGTCCGCCGAAGCCTTTCCGGTGGAGGCCCTGCCGCCGCTGCCCTTCGACCACCCTCGGATCGTCGCCAAGGCGGTCGAGCGCCTGCGCGGCAAGGCGACTTATTCATCCTTACCCGCTTTTCTGCTGGCGGCCGAGTTCACCATGAACGACCTGCACCGCATCTACGAGCAAACCATCGGCGCGCGGCTGGACAAGGCGTCGTTCCGCCACAAGATTCTGGAGCAGGACATCATCGAGGAAATCCCGAGCCGGTTCCGCACCGGCGCGCATCGTCCGGCCCAGCTTTACCGGCTGTCGAGCAAGGCGCTCACCGCCTTCGAGCGCAAGATTTAA
- the bluB gene encoding 5,6-dimethylbenzimidazole synthase has translation MKIEPLGSPADSDHAAAIRAAVYQTIFSRRDVRGQFLSDPIPDGVLSRLLTAAHFAPSVGFMQPWSFLLVRDPAIKQQVHDAFLHANAEAALLFEEERRERYQQLRLQGILEAPLNLCVTCDRDRAGPVVLGRTHNKAMDLYSTVCAVQNLWLAARAEGIGVGWVSIFRASALREILQLPSRIVPVAYLCVGYVSHFNNRPDLEVAGWRERLPLEHLVYLDRWGETGGDATTNLREHLRRDQRDARWLSSFSTAATG, from the coding sequence ATGAAGATCGAACCGCTCGGCTCGCCAGCCGATTCCGACCACGCGGCCGCCATCCGCGCCGCCGTCTATCAAACCATCTTCTCTCGCCGCGACGTGCGCGGTCAGTTTTTATCCGACCCGATCCCGGATGGCGTGCTGTCGCGCTTGCTCACCGCCGCCCACTTCGCGCCCTCGGTCGGTTTCATGCAACCGTGGAGTTTTCTGCTGGTGCGCGATCCGGCGATCAAGCAGCAAGTGCACGACGCCTTCCTGCACGCCAACGCCGAAGCCGCCTTGCTGTTCGAGGAAGAGCGCCGAGAGCGCTACCAGCAATTGCGCCTGCAAGGTATCCTCGAAGCGCCGCTCAACCTGTGCGTGACCTGCGACCGGGACCGGGCCGGCCCGGTGGTGTTGGGGCGCACGCACAACAAGGCGATGGACCTGTACAGCACGGTGTGCGCGGTGCAAAACCTGTGGCTCGCGGCCCGCGCCGAAGGGATCGGCGTCGGTTGGGTCAGCATCTTTCGCGCGTCCGCGCTGCGCGAGATTTTGCAACTCCCGTCGCGCATCGTCCCGGTCGCCTATCTGTGTGTGGGCTACGTCAGCCATTTCAACAACCGCCCGGATTTGGAAGTGGCCGGCTGGCGCGAGCGCTTGCCGCTGGAACACTTGGTCTATTTGGATCGCTGGGGCGAAACCGGCGGCGACGCCACCACCAATTTGCGCGAACACTTGCGGCGGGATCAGCGAGACGCAAGATGGCTGAGCAGCTTTTCGACCGCCGCGACAGGATGA
- a CDS encoding TIGR03118 family protein encodes MLVLTSVMVLPAHASNSAYEPRNLVADQPGSANTDPKLVNAWGIAFNPNALVWVANAGTGTSTLYDGAGTPSTLVVTVPDGNPTGIVFNGSNDFVAGGNPSRFIFATESGTLAAWAPAPSSPPPTAAVTVRDNSAAGAIYKGLALAANGAGHFLYATDFHNNKIDVFDKDFKPVTPAGSFSDPTIPPGFAPFGIQNLNGDLYVTYAQQDQNREDDVAGRGLGFVDVFDADGRLVRRFASRGNLNAPWGLAVAPASFGQFGNRLLVGNFGDGAINAYDLASGKFRGQLQRADRQPVRIDGLWGLSFGNGVSNQPTNTLFFTAGPDGEAHGLYGRIDVVATNNGNDGSPTGGGNGNDDSGNHTGGGGADDSGNGAGNDDPGNHR; translated from the coding sequence ATGCTGGTCTTAACTTCAGTCATGGTGTTACCCGCGCACGCGAGCAACAGCGCTTACGAGCCAAGGAATTTAGTTGCCGATCAGCCCGGCTCGGCCAACACCGATCCCAAGCTGGTCAACGCCTGGGGCATCGCTTTCAACCCCAACGCTCTGGTTTGGGTGGCCAACGCCGGCACCGGAACGTCCACGCTCTACGACGGCGCGGGAACGCCTTCGACCTTGGTCGTCACCGTCCCGGATGGCAATCCGACCGGCATCGTCTTCAACGGCTCCAACGACTTCGTCGCCGGCGGCAACCCTAGCCGGTTCATTTTCGCGACTGAGAGCGGCACCCTGGCGGCTTGGGCGCCCGCGCCTTCCTCTCCACCGCCCACGGCCGCCGTCACCGTCCGCGACAATTCCGCCGCCGGCGCGATTTACAAGGGTCTCGCCCTGGCCGCGAACGGTGCGGGACATTTCCTCTACGCCACGGATTTTCATAACAATAAAATCGATGTATTCGACAAGGATTTCAAGCCTGTCACACCCGCCGGTTCTTTCAGTGACCCCACCATCCCCCCCGGCTTTGCTCCTTTCGGCATCCAAAATCTCAACGGCGATCTTTACGTCACCTACGCCCAGCAGGACCAAAACCGAGAAGACGACGTGGCGGGTCGCGGCCTCGGTTTTGTCGACGTCTTCGACGCCGACGGTCGCCTCGTCCGTCGCTTCGCCTCGCGCGGTAACCTCAACGCACCCTGGGGCCTAGCCGTTGCTCCCGCCAGCTTCGGCCAGTTCGGCAATCGCTTGCTGGTCGGCAATTTCGGGGACGGCGCCATCAATGCCTACGATCTCGCTAGCGGTAAGTTTCGGGGCCAACTCCAGCGGGCCGACCGTCAACCCGTGCGAATTGATGGACTCTGGGGCTTGAGTTTCGGCAACGGCGTCTCGAACCAACCGACCAACACCTTGTTTTTCACCGCCGGTCCCGACGGCGAAGCTCACGGTCTCTACGGTCGGATCGACGTGGTTGCCACCAACAACGGCAACGATGGCTCTCCAACGGGTGGCGGCAACGGCAACGATGATTCCGGCAACCATACCGGCGGCGGTGGCGCTGATGATTCCGGTAACGGTGCCGGAAACGATGATCCGGGCAACCATCGCTAG
- a CDS encoding Lrp/AsnC family transcriptional regulator, giving the protein MIELDRTDRQILVLLQADGRMSNAEVAERVNLSPSACLRRVKRLEEEGLIEGYRMLLSQRAIGKPTNIFVEITLVNQNDEMLDAFERAVTECPEIMECYLMAGVPDYMVRVIAADVVDFERIHRTYLSRLPGVASLRSSFALRTVCRKTALPLA; this is encoded by the coding sequence ATGATCGAGCTGGATCGCACCGACCGGCAGATTTTGGTGCTGCTGCAAGCGGATGGCCGGATGAGCAACGCCGAGGTGGCCGAACGGGTCAATTTATCGCCGTCGGCCTGCCTGCGACGGGTCAAGCGGCTGGAGGAAGAAGGCTTGATCGAAGGCTACCGGATGTTGTTGAGCCAGAGGGCCATCGGCAAGCCGACCAACATTTTCGTCGAGATTACCTTGGTCAATCAGAACGACGAGATGCTGGACGCCTTCGAGCGCGCCGTGACGGAATGCCCCGAGATCATGGAGTGCTACTTGATGGCGGGCGTGCCGGATTACATGGTGCGGGTGATCGCCGCCGATGTGGTGGATTTCGAGCGGATCCACCGCACCTATTTATCGCGCTTGCCCGGCGTGGCCAGCCTGCGGTCCAGCTTCGCGCTGAGGACGGTGTGTCGTAAGACGGCCTTGCCGCTGGCTTGA
- a CDS encoding adenylosuccinate synthetase, protein MALHNTAQVVIGAQFGDEGKGRMIDYYAARAGGEGIVIRFNGGAQAGHTVVTPEGVRHVFSHVGSGAFVGAATFLSRFFVSHPILFLREIESLAGKGVQPSVYVDPQSPVTTPYDMMINQIVERKRGAERHGSCGIGFGETIERNLTPAYALTVADLVDRAALADKLDAIRRDYAPARLARLGFEDGFKSNSDLFLSDSILEHFIDDTERFLQLARVADLKTATRGRHLLFEGAQGLLLDQDSGFFPYVTRSNTGLRNVLALAGELDLTELEVTYVTRPYTTRHGAGPLPHEVPEKPYPDIVDATNVPNDWQGTLRFGWLDLDVLRDAIARDLTEAERLAGLAIKPRLAVTCLDQLIHTEVIYYKHRKRCQATIDEFATTLALGVDEISLVSH, encoded by the coding sequence ATGGCTTTACACAACACCGCCCAAGTCGTGATCGGCGCGCAGTTCGGCGACGAAGGCAAGGGCCGCATGATCGACTATTACGCCGCGCGGGCGGGCGGTGAGGGCATCGTCATCCGCTTCAACGGCGGCGCGCAGGCCGGGCATACCGTGGTGACGCCGGAGGGCGTGCGCCATGTGTTCAGTCACGTCGGCAGCGGCGCGTTCGTCGGCGCGGCTACCTTCCTGTCGCGGTTTTTCGTCTCCCATCCGATTCTGTTTCTCAGGGAAATCGAGAGCTTGGCGGGCAAGGGTGTGCAGCCGTCGGTTTATGTCGACCCGCAAAGCCCGGTGACGACGCCTTACGACATGATGATCAATCAGATCGTCGAGCGGAAGCGGGGCGCGGAGCGGCATGGGAGTTGCGGTATCGGTTTCGGCGAGACCATCGAGCGCAATCTGACGCCGGCTTATGCCCTGACCGTGGCGGATTTGGTGGATCGGGCGGCGCTTGCCGACAAACTGGATGCGATCCGTCGCGATTACGCGCCGGCTCGGCTGGCTCGGTTGGGTTTTGAGGATGGTTTCAAAAGTAACAGTGACCTGTTTTTATCTGATTCAATATTGGAACATTTCATCGATGACACCGAGCGGTTTTTGCAGTTGGCAAGGGTGGCTGATTTGAAAACGGCGACGCGCGGGCGGCATTTGTTGTTTGAGGGCGCGCAAGGATTACTGCTCGATCAAGATAGCGGTTTTTTTCCATACGTCACCCGTTCGAATACGGGATTGCGTAATGTGCTGGCGCTGGCGGGGGAGTTGGATTTAACCGAGCTTGAAGTGACTTACGTCACGCGGCCGTATACAACTCGTCACGGTGCGGGGCCGCTGCCGCATGAAGTGCCGGAAAAACCCTATCCCGACATCGTGGATGCCACCAATGTTCCGAATGATTGGCAAGGTACGTTGCGGTTTGGGTGGTTGGATTTGGATGTGCTGCGGGATGCCATCGCCAGGGATTTGACGGAGGCGGAGCGGTTGGCGGGATTGGCGATCAAGCCAAGATTGGCTGTAACATGTCTAGATCAGCTTATTCATACTGAAGTGATATACTACAAACATAGAAAGCGATGCCAAGCGACAATTGATGAGTTTGCGACGACGTTAGCCTTAGGCGTAGATGAAATTTCGTTGGTTTCGCACTGA
- a CDS encoding plasmid stability protein: MLTTLTLKNIPDELYNRLKASAELHRRSLNSEAILCLETTLFPKKIDSNERLLRARQLRHGLNATNFQAHDIDELKRQGRP, from the coding sequence ATGCTGACAACTTTAACGTTAAAAAATATCCCGGATGAGTTGTATAACCGGCTAAAAGCTTCGGCGGAATTGCATCGTCGCAGCCTTAATAGCGAAGCCATTTTGTGTTTGGAAACCACTCTTTTTCCTAAGAAAATCGATTCTAATGAAAGACTTCTAAGAGCGCGTCAACTACGTCATGGATTAAACGCCACAAACTTTCAGGCTCATGATATTGATGAATTGAAAAGGCAAGGACGGCCATGA
- the ald gene encoding alanine dehydrogenase, with product MLIGVPKEIKVHEYRVGLTPTSVREFIAHGHQVVVETNAGLGIGSSDEVYRAAGAAIAAAPADIFAKADMIVKVKEPQAGERKLLRPDQILFTYLHLAPDPEQTKDLVDGGAVCIAYETVTDGQGGLPLLAPMSQVAGRLSIQAGAAALERAKGGRGILLGGVPGVAPAKVVVIGGGVVGENAIEMALGMGADVTVLDKNVGVLARLAHRFGAALKTVYSTRASLEDYVLQADLVIGGVLVAGAEAPKLVSQDMVKRMKTGAVLVDVAIDQGGCFATSHPTTHAEPTYVVDGVVHYCVANMPGAVPHTSTHALNNVTLPYALALADKGYKKALLDNPNFLEGLNVCQGKVTYKAVADDLGYQYVDPRVALGA from the coding sequence ATGCTTATCGGCGTACCCAAAGAGATCAAAGTTCATGAATACCGGGTCGGCTTGACGCCGACCAGCGTGCGGGAATTCATCGCCCACGGCCACCAGGTCGTGGTGGAAACCAACGCCGGCCTCGGCATCGGCAGTTCGGACGAGGTCTATCGCGCCGCCGGCGCGGCCATCGCCGCCGCGCCGGCGGATATTTTTGCCAAAGCCGACATGATCGTGAAGGTGAAGGAGCCGCAAGCGGGCGAACGCAAGCTGCTGCGCCCGGACCAGATTCTGTTCACCTACCTGCATCTGGCTCCAGACCCGGAGCAAACCAAGGATTTAGTCGACGGCGGCGCGGTCTGCATCGCCTACGAAACCGTCACCGACGGCCAGGGAGGGCTGCCGTTGTTGGCCCCGATGTCGCAAGTGGCGGGCCGGCTGTCGATTCAGGCTGGCGCGGCGGCGCTGGAGCGCGCCAAGGGGGGACGTGGCATCCTGCTCGGCGGCGTGCCCGGCGTGGCCCCGGCCAAGGTGGTGGTCATCGGCGGCGGCGTGGTCGGTGAGAACGCCATCGAAATGGCCTTGGGCATGGGCGCTGACGTGACCGTCCTCGATAAAAACGTGGGCGTGCTGGCCCGGCTGGCGCACCGTTTCGGCGCGGCCCTCAAGACCGTGTACTCGACGCGGGCCTCGCTGGAAGACTATGTGCTGCAAGCGGATCTGGTGATCGGCGGCGTGCTGGTCGCCGGAGCCGAAGCGCCCAAGTTAGTTTCCCAGGATATGGTCAAGCGGATGAAAACGGGCGCGGTGCTGGTGGATGTCGCCATCGACCAGGGCGGCTGCTTTGCCACCTCACACCCGACCACCCATGCCGAACCGACCTATGTGGTCGATGGCGTCGTCCATTACTGCGTCGCCAACATGCCGGGCGCGGTGCCGCACACCTCCACCCACGCCCTCAACAACGTTACCCTGCCCTACGCGCTGGCGCTGGCCGACAAAGGCTACAAGAAAGCCTTGCTGGACAATCCCAATTTCCTGGAAGGACTCAACGTCTGCCAGGGCAAGGTGACCTACAAAGCCGTCGCCGACGATCTCGGCTACCAGTACGTCGATCCGCGCGTCGCGCTCGGCGCTTGA
- a CDS encoding J domain-containing protein — protein MNDISLLTAPALLAIGLTEPERLFGGDEQTAKREFRALAARWHPDRCPARGATEVFQHVSRLYEAALRKLRGGLWQTPGLLVLRARDGARYKVRYRQERAFELGRLFVGREIAAYVVEKEHADLFENALQTLDRLPCADARMAAEVGRALPQIVRRFETEAHCVLVLRKAADQVPLRDLLDHLGGRMDARHVAWIVSSLLNLACYLDYAQLAHNAITLDSWFVSPSQHGGALLGGWWYAVRQGEPMLAAPAATVQHAPFEVMEHRRGDRRTDLELIRALGRELLGDASGARLARENAAPPPMIDWLRRPADGCAVRDYQTWMSQVLKDSFGERRFVKLDINVEELY, from the coding sequence ATGAACGACATAAGCCTGTTGACCGCGCCAGCGCTGCTGGCTATCGGGCTGACCGAACCGGAACGGTTGTTCGGCGGCGACGAACAGACCGCGAAACGGGAGTTTCGGGCGCTGGCGGCGCGCTGGCACCCGGATCGTTGCCCGGCGCGAGGAGCGACCGAGGTATTCCAGCACGTCAGCCGGCTGTACGAAGCGGCGCTGCGCAAGCTGCGGGGCGGCCTCTGGCAAACGCCGGGATTGCTGGTACTGCGGGCGCGCGACGGCGCGCGCTACAAGGTCCGCTATCGCCAGGAGCGCGCGTTCGAGCTGGGCCGGTTGTTCGTCGGCCGGGAAATCGCGGCCTACGTGGTCGAAAAAGAGCACGCGGATTTGTTTGAGAACGCGCTCCAAACGCTCGACCGCTTGCCGTGCGCCGATGCCCGCATGGCGGCCGAAGTCGGGCGCGCTCTGCCGCAAATCGTCCGCCGTTTCGAGACCGAGGCGCATTGCGTGCTGGTGTTGCGCAAGGCCGCCGATCAAGTGCCGCTGCGCGATCTGCTCGACCATCTCGGCGGGCGGATGGACGCCCGGCATGTGGCCTGGATCGTCAGTTCCTTGCTGAATCTCGCCTGCTATCTGGATTACGCGCAACTGGCGCACAACGCCATCACGCTCGATAGCTGGTTCGTTTCACCGTCTCAGCACGGCGGGGCTTTACTGGGCGGCTGGTGGTACGCGGTGCGCCAGGGTGAACCGATGTTGGCCGCGCCGGCCGCCACCGTGCAGCACGCGCCGTTTGAGGTGATGGAACATCGGCGCGGCGACCGTCGGACCGATTTGGAATTGATTCGGGCGCTGGGCCGGGAACTGCTGGGCGATGCCAGCGGCGCGCGACTCGCCCGCGAAAACGCCGCGCCGCCACCGATGATCGACTGGTTGCGGCGGCCAGCGGACGGGTGCGCCGTCCGCGATTATCAGACCTGGATGAGCCAGGTGCTGAAGGACAGTTTCGGCGAACGCCGGTTCGTGAAGCTGGATATCAACGTCGAAGAACTTTATTGA